A window of Roseobacter fucihabitans genomic DNA:
GCAAACTCATAAAAGCACTTCAAATGGTCGCAGGATAATATATTGCCATGAATGACTCCAATGATCCAATGGCGGAAATCCGGGCTTCGTTCTTCATTGAATGCGAAGAGCTTCTGGAGGCGCTGCAAGACGGTTTACAATCTCTTGATGACGGCGATGTCGACTCGGAGACCATCAATGTGGTGTTCCGAGCGGTTCATTCAATCAAGGGTGGTGCTGGCGCTTTCGGCCTCGAAGCACTGGTAAGATTTGCGCATCGTTTCGAAACAGTGCTTGATGAGGTTCGTTCGGACCGGATGACACCTGACGCTGAAGCTTTAAAAATCTTTTTTCAATGCGCGGATCATTTGTCCGACCTGGTCCGTGTCAGCAGAGACGATGCGCCGCTCCCTGAGGGCACGACGGCCGCGTTATTGGCTTTGTTAGGTGGGCTACTTGGTGATGACCATATCGAAGAAGACGAGGCAGAAGACGAAAATATCGAGTTTCAACCGGCGACTCTCTCCTTGGATCTGGATCTAGGCGGTGACCCACTACCCGGCGATTTACCAGCTATTCAAAATCTCGATGAACCCTTACCCTCGGACGTGGCCGGTTACAAAATTACTTTTCGGCCCGACAACGAGCTTTTCGAAACCGGAAATGAACCGTTCCACATGCTGCGTGCACTTGATGAAATGGGCGAATGCTCTGTTACGTGTCATTTGGAGAAACTCCCTGACTTTAATGCCCTGGCACCGGAGCAATCCTATCTTTCATGGACAATAGAACTGAAAACGGCTGTAGACGAGGATGAGATCACGGCTGCGTTTGAGTTTGTTGAAGGTCTATGCGAACTGGTTATCGTCAAGCTCGGGAATCAGGTCGAGCCAAGCTCATTGCCACAACAATTGGAAGAGACACCCGTGTCCTTGCATGAAGAACCTGGGGAGTCGGAGCTAAATGCAATAATAAACCCACCCCAAATGGTAGAAAACTCTATTGCCAACGTTGAACAAGAAACAGCCATAGAGATTACGGTTCCGAAAGATGTCGGTACGCCCCCCCCACCCGCCGTAACCTCCGGCAAAAACGTTACCGCTCCAAAACAAGCGGCTTCTACTACTGCCCCGAAATCAGTGGTAAGGGTAGATCTCGACCGTATCGAAAGACTGGTAAATCTAGTCGGAGAGCTCGTCATAAACCAAGCTATGCTCTCACAAAGCTTGGAGAGTTCCGGCTTGTCGCCGCATTCAGATGCAATGAATGGTCTGGAAGAATTTCAACGCCTAACACGAGATATTCAGGACAGCGTGATGATGATCCGCGCTCAGCCGGTTAAATCACTATTTCAACGAATGTCTCGAATTATTCGCGAAGCTTCAGCTGCTGTCGGAAAAGACGTCAGGTTGCACACGGATGGAGAAGGTACAGAAGTCGACAAAACTGTCATCGAACGGTTGGCAGATCCACTTACACATATGATACGAAATGCTGTGGATCACGGTCTGGAATCTCCTGAAGAACGCACAGCGGCCGGAAAACCTGAGCAAGGCCGAGTCAATTTGAGTGCGGCGCACCGTTCTGGCAGAGTGATAATTGAGGTTTCGGATGATGGAGGCGGCATCAACCGCCCAAAAGTTCTTCAAATTGCTATCGACAAAGGTCTGGTGCCTGAAGACGCTTCGCTATCTGACACCGAAATCGACAACCTCCTATTTTTGCCTGGGTTCTCTACCGCTACCGTAGTATCAGATCTTTCCGGCAGGGGCGTTGGAATGGATGTAGTTAGAACCTCGATTCAAGCATTAGGAGGACGCATTACGATTTCGTCCACTCCAGGTGAAGGGACGACCTTTTCCATATCACTTCCGTTAACCTTAGCTGTCTTGGATGGAATGGTCGTACAAGTAGCTGATGAGACCTTAGTTCTGCCGCTTAACGTCGTTATTGAAACACTGACGTTGTCAAATAATGATGTCGAGATGGTTCGGCCTGGTGCGCACGTCGTTCGTGTAAGAAGTGGCTTTGTTCCCTTGTTTGATCTCGGGAAAGAACTTGGCTATCGCGAGCCTGTAAGAGACTATGAGGGTTGCGTTGTTCTGCTGATTGCTCACGAAGACGACAGTCACGCTGCCCTCATTATAGACAGCATCCAAGACCAAAGGCAGGTTGTCATTAAAGGTTTAGACGATAGTTTTTACAGAGCACCAGGGATCGCTGCAGCGACAATTCTAGGTGACGGTCAGATCGCTCTAATTTTGGACACATCCGATATCATATCCAACGCAATCGGAAATACCGGCAATCAACCCTCTCAAAATCTAACAGGAGCATCGGCATGAGCGAAAAAGAAATCCCCGCTTCAATTGAATTGTTGACATTCCAACTCGCTGATCAAGAGTACTCCCTCGACATAATGTCTGTTCGAGAAATAAGAGGATGGACACGGACGACTCCTTTACCTCACGCTCCAGCGTATATGAAAGGTGTCATAAATTTACGTGGCACAGTCTTGCCAGTAATGGATCTATCAGAACGGTTGGGTCTAAAGCCGCAACAACAAACAGACCGCAATGTTATCATAGTAGTGAACCATGACGACGTGATGACTGGCCTACTGGTCGATGCCGTGTCTGATATCATAGCCCTAACCGCTGACGATTTGCAACCTCCACCGGAAATGCAACCAGGTTCTACTCCAAGCGTCGTAAGTTCTTTAACTTTGATTGATGATCGAATGATCCGAGTTCTTGATCTAAGCTCAATCGTACTTTCAGTACAAAGCAATGCAGCATGATAAATAGACCAAATTCAAATAGCGAAATTGATCCAAAGAGTTTTGATACAATTGCAAAGTTAGCATATCGTGAAAGCGGGTTGATTTTGGCAGTCGAAAAAACATCTATGATACAATCACGCCTCAGGCACAGGCTGAAAGAATTAGAATTGCCTAATTTTGAGCTCTATACTGACTATGTTTGTTCTGAGCAAGGCTCAGTTGAGCGTAAGCACATGATTTCTGCGTTGACGACGAACGTTTCTCACTTCTTCCGAGAGCAACATCACTTTGACATTTTACAAAAGCAAGTGCGTGAAACATTACTTCCACGACTTCAAGCTGGGGATAAGGTCAGAATTTGGTCGGCCGGTTGCTCCAACGGGCAAGAAGCTCTATCGATCGCTATGTCTCTTTTAGAAATTAGTTCAGATATCGAAAAACTCGATGTAAAAATTTTGGCAACCGATATCGACGGCGAAGTGGTTCGTTTCGCTACCAATGCGCTCTATCCAGAACGATTTGTTTCCGGAGTGCCTTCAATGTTACTTGATAAATATTTCACTGAAGAGCTGACAAAAACTGAACGCGTTTACCTTGCGAAAGCAAATTTACGCTCCCTAATATCATTTAAAGAATTGAATTTGCTTGC
This region includes:
- a CDS encoding chemotaxis protein CheA, with protein sequence MNDSNDPMAEIRASFFIECEELLEALQDGLQSLDDGDVDSETINVVFRAVHSIKGGAGAFGLEALVRFAHRFETVLDEVRSDRMTPDAEALKIFFQCADHLSDLVRVSRDDAPLPEGTTAALLALLGGLLGDDHIEEDEAEDENIEFQPATLSLDLDLGGDPLPGDLPAIQNLDEPLPSDVAGYKITFRPDNELFETGNEPFHMLRALDEMGECSVTCHLEKLPDFNALAPEQSYLSWTIELKTAVDEDEITAAFEFVEGLCELVIVKLGNQVEPSSLPQQLEETPVSLHEEPGESELNAIINPPQMVENSIANVEQETAIEITVPKDVGTPPPPAVTSGKNVTAPKQAASTTAPKSVVRVDLDRIERLVNLVGELVINQAMLSQSLESSGLSPHSDAMNGLEEFQRLTRDIQDSVMMIRAQPVKSLFQRMSRIIREASAAVGKDVRLHTDGEGTEVDKTVIERLADPLTHMIRNAVDHGLESPEERTAAGKPEQGRVNLSAAHRSGRVIIEVSDDGGGINRPKVLQIAIDKGLVPEDASLSDTEIDNLLFLPGFSTATVVSDLSGRGVGMDVVRTSIQALGGRITISSTPGEGTTFSISLPLTLAVLDGMVVQVADETLVLPLNVVIETLTLSNNDVEMVRPGAHVVRVRSGFVPLFDLGKELGYREPVRDYEGCVVLLIAHEDDSHAALIIDSIQDQRQVVIKGLDDSFYRAPGIAAATILGDGQIALILDTSDIISNAIGNTGNQPSQNLTGASA
- a CDS encoding chemotaxis protein CheW; this encodes MSEKEIPASIELLTFQLADQEYSLDIMSVREIRGWTRTTPLPHAPAYMKGVINLRGTVLPVMDLSERLGLKPQQQTDRNVIIVVNHDDVMTGLLVDAVSDIIALTADDLQPPPEMQPGSTPSVVSSLTLIDDRMIRVLDLSSIVLSVQSNAA
- a CDS encoding protein-glutamate O-methyltransferase CheR; this encodes MINRPNSNSEIDPKSFDTIAKLAYRESGLILAVEKTSMIQSRLRHRLKELELPNFELYTDYVCSEQGSVERKHMISALTTNVSHFFREQHHFDILQKQVRETLLPRLQAGDKVRIWSAGCSNGQEALSIAMSLLEISSDIEKLDVKILATDIDGEVVRFATNALYPERFVSGVPSMLLDKYFTEELTKTERVYLAKANLRSLISFKELNLLANWPMNRKMDIIFCRNVVIYFDQKTQNDLWPRFRQLIDDEGLLFLGHSERIPEPEKVGFQTSGPTAYKPIC